Proteins from one Thermobifida alba genomic window:
- a CDS encoding dihydrofolate reductase family protein, with amino-acid sequence MGRIVANFFIALDGVVESPDQWHFPYFNDEMGAVVNAGTEKNKAFLMGRRLYDEWSAYWPESTDEPFATYLNTVPKYVVSTTLTNPTWNNTTVLPGDTDAIRRLKDSVDGDIAMSGSATTVRWLLAHGLLDELHLLVHPIAVGHGQRLFEDTPTHRFNLIRSETLTTGVLYLVYAPIP; translated from the coding sequence ATGGGCAGGATCGTCGCGAACTTCTTCATCGCACTCGACGGAGTGGTCGAGTCGCCCGACCAGTGGCACTTCCCGTACTTCAACGACGAGATGGGCGCGGTGGTCAATGCCGGAACCGAGAAGAACAAGGCGTTCCTCATGGGCCGCAGGCTCTACGACGAGTGGTCCGCCTACTGGCCCGAGAGCACCGACGAGCCGTTCGCGACCTACCTCAACACCGTGCCCAAATACGTGGTCTCCACCACGCTGACCAACCCGACCTGGAACAACACCACGGTGCTGCCCGGCGACACCGACGCGATCCGCCGCCTCAAGGACAGCGTCGACGGCGACATCGCCATGTCGGGCAGCGCCACCACCGTGCGCTGGCTGCTCGCCCACGGCCTCCTCGACGAACTCCACCTCCTCGTCCACCCGATCGCCGTGGGCCACGGGCAGCGCCTGTTCGAGGACACCCCCACGCACCGGTTCAACCTCATCCGCAGCGAAACCCTGACGACCGGCGTGCTCTACCTCGTCTACGCACCGATCCCCTGA
- a CDS encoding helix-turn-helix transcriptional regulator, with translation MALHTQDRPSDSPYIARVWRGHSSGVHRMTSVATSHWELVVWTHRGRTHAALRGPETAASTAAVPDDSASLGISFAHGVSLPHLPMPRLVDRQLDSPHADAYTFVLAGTRRPLPTFDDAEEFVARLVRDNVLVRDPLVAEALGGETPRVSARTLQRRVAAATGLTPSAIRQIDRARQAAVLLGEGAAPLDVTHRLGYYDQPHLARSLRRFIGRTATQLRRTDPAQPLSLLYKTHT, from the coding sequence ATGGCACTGCACACCCAGGACCGGCCGTCGGACTCGCCCTACATCGCCCGCGTGTGGCGCGGCCACAGCAGCGGAGTCCACCGCATGACCTCGGTGGCGACCTCGCACTGGGAACTCGTCGTGTGGACCCACCGCGGCCGCACCCACGCCGCGCTGCGCGGCCCGGAGACCGCGGCGAGCACCGCCGCCGTGCCCGACGACTCCGCATCGCTCGGCATCAGCTTCGCCCACGGCGTGTCCCTGCCGCACCTGCCCATGCCGCGCCTGGTCGACAGGCAGCTGGACAGCCCCCACGCGGACGCGTACACCTTCGTCCTCGCGGGAACGCGCCGGCCCCTGCCCACCTTCGACGACGCCGAGGAGTTCGTGGCCCGCCTCGTCCGCGACAACGTGCTCGTCCGCGACCCGCTGGTGGCCGAGGCACTCGGCGGCGAAACCCCGCGGGTCAGCGCACGCACGCTGCAGCGCCGCGTCGCCGCGGCGACCGGCCTCACCCCGAGCGCGATCCGCCAGATCGACCGCGCCCGCCAGGCCGCCGTCCTGCTCGGCGAAGGGGCCGCGCCCCTGGACGTGACCCACCGGCTCGGCTACTACGACCAGCCGCACCTGGCCCGGTCACTCCGACGCTTCATCGGCCGCACCGCCACACAGCTGCGCCGTACCGACCCCGCCCAGCCCCTGTCGCTTCTGTACAAGACCCATACCTGA
- a CDS encoding FGGY family carbohydrate kinase: MAGEALLGVDLGTSGVKAVVVDHRAGVLGEAEAAYPVRAPRPGWAETDPADWWRATVEAVRRALAAAGNPRVTAVGVDGQMHGLVLARADAVPVRPALLWADRRATTELRAWHALAETDRRALANPLVPGMTGPLLAWVARHEPHVLAEARWALLPKDWLRLRLTGRAATEPSDASATLLWDVPADTWSEAALRAAGAEDLLAPLAASDETAGGLSAGAAEELGLAAGTAVAAGAGDTPAALLAAGLAEGGAQLSIGSGAQIVTASRDAGAVAGVHVYRTAERTGWYRMAAVQNAGVALEWVRALLGATWEEVYAAAAGEPEEGGVVFLPHLTGERTPALGRVGALSGLRLDTGRTEILRAAVEGVAFTVRHAAALLPGGLPPAVRLAGGGARDPRFRALLADVLGVELHPVRLRSASALGAARLAARAVGEPMARPRPQRDPVVLPTHRKEIYDVKFRRYLTRLDQTAE, translated from the coding sequence ATGGCAGGGGAGGCGCTGCTCGGCGTGGACCTGGGCACCAGCGGCGTCAAAGCCGTCGTGGTCGACCACCGGGCCGGTGTACTGGGGGAGGCCGAGGCCGCCTACCCGGTGCGCGCACCCCGCCCCGGCTGGGCCGAGACCGACCCCGCCGACTGGTGGCGGGCCACCGTCGAGGCGGTGCGCCGCGCCCTGGCCGCCGCCGGGAACCCCCGCGTCACCGCGGTCGGGGTGGACGGGCAGATGCACGGCCTGGTGCTGGCGCGCGCCGATGCCGTCCCGGTGCGTCCGGCGCTGCTGTGGGCCGACCGGCGCGCCACGACCGAACTGCGGGCCTGGCACGCCCTGGCCGAAACGGACCGCCGGGCGCTGGCCAACCCGCTGGTGCCGGGCATGACGGGGCCGCTGCTGGCCTGGGTCGCCCGCCACGAGCCCCACGTGCTGGCCGAGGCGCGCTGGGCGCTGCTGCCCAAGGACTGGCTGCGGCTGCGCCTGACCGGCCGGGCCGCCACCGAACCCTCCGACGCCTCGGCGACCCTGCTGTGGGACGTGCCCGCCGACACCTGGTCCGAGGCCGCCCTGCGCGCCGCCGGCGCGGAAGACCTGCTGGCGCCGCTGGCGGCCTCCGACGAGACCGCCGGGGGCCTGAGTGCGGGGGCCGCCGAGGAGCTGGGCCTGGCCGCGGGGACGGCGGTGGCCGCCGGCGCGGGCGACACCCCGGCGGCGCTGCTGGCCGCCGGACTGGCCGAGGGCGGGGCCCAGCTGAGCATCGGCAGCGGCGCGCAGATCGTCACCGCCTCCCGCGATGCCGGGGCGGTGGCGGGGGTGCACGTCTACCGCACCGCCGAGCGCACCGGCTGGTACCGGATGGCCGCCGTGCAGAACGCCGGGGTGGCACTGGAGTGGGTGCGCGCCCTGCTGGGCGCCACCTGGGAGGAGGTCTACGCCGCTGCGGCGGGGGAGCCCGAGGAGGGGGGAGTGGTGTTCCTGCCGCACCTGACCGGGGAGCGCACGCCCGCCCTGGGCCGGGTGGGGGCGCTGAGCGGGCTGCGGCTGGACACCGGCCGCACCGAGATCCTGCGCGCCGCCGTGGAGGGCGTGGCCTTCACGGTCCGCCACGCCGCCGCCCTGCTGCCCGGCGGTCTGCCGCCGGCGGTACGCCTGGCCGGGGGAGGAGCCCGCGACCCGCGTTTCCGCGCCCTGCTCGCCGACGTGCTGGGCGTGGAGCTGCACCCGGTCCGGCTGCGCAGCGCCTCGGCCCTGGGCGCGGCCCGACTCGCCGCCCGGGCGGTGGGGGAGCCGATGGCCCGGCCCCGCCCGCAGCGGGACCCGGTGGTGCTCCCCACCCACCGAAAGGAAATCTACGATGTAAAGTTCAGGCGTTACCTGACCCGCCTCGACCAGACCGCCGAGTAG
- a CDS encoding lysylphosphatidylglycerol synthase transmembrane domain-containing protein has protein sequence MTTAETTRTSAPDAAAGVARRPFDLLFTVAGCALLVFALLSVALVAEPSTVGEAAELRFLLPPSLLGLAAGLANLAVLLLGGITVAERLIRRDVRHVVRVLAAAGLGYGATVALNTGLTALLGAAVPAVLSASEGGVASNPLHAYLAAAVAYLHATRPVHLVRVTGLMGVGVAVTAASVLLSGYTTALALVLTLLVGAVSASLTSYVVGVRIPPPATERLVGELGRLGLEPLCLDPAGEDHEGNQRFVAETVDRRLEVTVLASDPASGVVKRLLSRIVLRDAVAPPLLLGLRDRVEHTALMEYAAAAAGAAGPRLLAVGELDSSAAFLVREYVTARPLAELADAEVGEDFLDEVWAQLRLLHRRRVAHRGIGPRAVSRRSDGRAALTGLSTGSVAAGPWMLSLDNAALLVTLALRVGPRRAVDSAVRNLGTDTVAAVLPFLQSVGLPAGLRRALRGHRGLLGRLRAEISRVAPHAPAQPVQLERMPPRTVVTVVVATVVGLALAYQLAGVDWGTISDPDPLWTGAAVALSLVCVAAPAVALLGFSPVRLRLWRTVLVQYASSFVRIATPAGVGSLALNTRYLIREGTSTAQAVSAVGVSQLAGLITLVPLLVLCAYLSNTGYPGDFSPSLTLLVVVGVLSVLAAALLAVPRLRRAVSGRLRPHLHGVLPQLLDLLHHPRRLALGLGGTLLLTVSLVLCLYTSILAFDVTPSLAAVGVVYLAGNALGSAAPSPGGLGAVEAALIGGLTAIAGVPAAAALSGVLLFRLLTFWLPVLPGWLAFTRLQRRRAI, from the coding sequence GTGACCACGGCAGAGACCACCCGTACCAGTGCGCCGGACGCCGCCGCGGGCGTCGCGCGACGGCCCTTCGACCTGCTGTTCACCGTCGCCGGATGCGCACTGCTGGTCTTCGCCCTGCTGTCGGTGGCCCTCGTGGCCGAGCCGTCGACGGTGGGGGAGGCCGCCGAACTGCGTTTCCTGCTGCCGCCGTCCCTGCTGGGCCTGGCCGCGGGCCTGGCCAACCTGGCCGTGCTGCTGCTGGGCGGCATCACGGTGGCCGAACGCCTCATCCGCCGCGACGTGCGCCACGTGGTGCGGGTGCTGGCCGCGGCCGGGCTCGGCTACGGCGCCACGGTGGCCCTCAACACGGGCCTGACCGCGCTGCTGGGCGCGGCGGTGCCCGCCGTCCTCAGCGCCTCCGAGGGGGGTGTGGCCAGCAACCCGCTGCACGCCTACCTCGCCGCCGCCGTGGCCTACCTGCACGCCACCCGGCCCGTGCACCTGGTGCGCGTCACCGGTCTGATGGGCGTGGGCGTCGCCGTCACCGCCGCCTCGGTGCTGCTGTCCGGCTACACCACCGCCCTGGCCCTGGTGCTGACCCTGCTCGTCGGCGCGGTCAGCGCCTCCCTGACCAGCTACGTGGTGGGGGTGCGCATCCCGCCGCCGGCCACCGAACGGCTCGTCGGCGAACTGGGCCGCCTCGGCCTGGAGCCGCTGTGCCTGGACCCGGCGGGGGAGGACCACGAGGGCAACCAGCGGTTCGTGGCCGAGACCGTCGACCGCCGCCTGGAGGTGACCGTGCTCGCCTCCGACCCGGCCAGCGGGGTCGTCAAACGGCTGCTGTCGCGGATCGTGCTGCGGGACGCGGTGGCCCCGCCGCTGCTGCTGGGCCTGCGCGACCGGGTCGAGCACACCGCCCTGATGGAGTACGCGGCCGCCGCGGCGGGCGCGGCCGGTCCGCGACTGCTGGCCGTGGGGGAACTCGACTCCTCCGCGGCCTTCCTGGTCCGCGAGTACGTCACCGCCCGCCCGCTGGCCGAGCTGGCCGACGCCGAGGTGGGCGAGGACTTCCTCGACGAGGTCTGGGCCCAGCTGCGGCTGCTGCACCGCCGCCGCGTGGCCCACCGCGGGATCGGCCCCCGGGCCGTCAGCCGCCGCAGCGACGGACGCGCCGCCCTGACCGGGCTGTCCACCGGCAGTGTCGCCGCCGGCCCGTGGATGCTCAGCCTCGACAACGCCGCCCTGCTGGTCACGCTCGCGCTGCGGGTGGGGCCGCGCCGCGCCGTGGACTCGGCCGTGCGCAACCTCGGCACCGACACCGTCGCCGCCGTGCTGCCGTTCCTGCAGAGCGTGGGGCTGCCCGCGGGGCTGCGCCGCGCGCTGCGCGGCCACCGCGGCCTGCTCGGCCGGTTGCGTGCGGAGATCTCCCGGGTGGCCCCGCACGCGCCCGCCCAGCCGGTGCAGCTGGAGCGGATGCCGCCGCGCACCGTCGTCACCGTCGTCGTGGCCACCGTGGTGGGCCTGGCCCTGGCCTACCAGCTCGCCGGGGTGGACTGGGGCACCATCAGCGACCCCGACCCCCTCTGGACCGGTGCCGCGGTGGCCCTGTCGCTGGTGTGCGTGGCCGCGCCCGCCGTGGCGCTGCTGGGGTTCTCCCCGGTGCGGCTGCGGCTGTGGCGCACCGTGCTGGTGCAGTACGCCTCCTCCTTCGTGCGCATCGCCACCCCGGCGGGCGTGGGGTCGCTGGCGCTCAACACCCGCTACCTGATCCGGGAGGGCACCAGCACCGCCCAGGCGGTCTCCGCGGTGGGGGTGTCCCAGCTCGCCGGGCTCATCACGCTGGTGCCGCTGCTGGTGCTGTGCGCCTACCTGTCCAACACGGGCTACCCCGGCGACTTCTCCCCCTCGCTGACCCTGCTGGTCGTGGTGGGGGTGCTGTCGGTGCTGGCCGCGGCCCTGCTGGCGGTGCCCCGGCTGCGCCGCGCCGTCTCGGGCCGGCTGCGCCCCCACCTGCACGGGGTGCTGCCGCAGCTGCTCGACCTCCTCCACCACCCGCGCCGCCTCGCCCTGGGCCTGGGCGGCACCCTGCTGCTCACCGTGAGCCTGGTGCTGTGCCTGTACACCAGCATCCTGGCCTTCGACGTCACCCCGTCGCTGGCCGCCGTCGGCGTCGTCTACCTGGCGGGCAACGCGCTCGGCTCGGCCGCGCCCTCCCCGGGCGGCCTGGGCGCGGTGGAGGCCGCGCTCATCGGCGGCCTGACCGCGATCGCCGGGGTGCCCGCCGCCGCCGCGCTGTCGGGGGTCCTACTGTTTCGGCTGCTGACCTTCTGGCTTCCGGTGCTGCCCGGCTGGCTGGCGTTCACCCGGCTGCAGCGCCGCAGGGCGATCTGA
- a CDS encoding SUKH-4 family immunity protein codes for MITYEQAVAIADAWLNGYAPPGRRREVRAHEFDLGWVVWAAPAAFDHDPATGQRRPPADEACAVVDRRTGELSTWPSAPLDEVVRMYRDKYAGDHFPYDPSLPPVVGPGNSVVFTYRDATGEEMLLTRSSGPGLPPPEIQIWTELRWMGVPPEAVVGIHSDLYPADLPGGYHGRFLRDTFTGVEVSCSHDYGPTRAARARGMAARVDQAETVQRLAGAPPRPRPNRVPFPTGRPGPPMADDTLQQLLSEAFLQVRRYDTEILAATGLPEPTQHTLARAGLPGLVPHFFAADPPHHPPAGGLFCDAAAHLRALGARVGDPALEEALGDHVRIGSDGGSAVVVRRTAPDAGTVWAVDVDSGALRYINRSVSAFGRCLALLARTLPGMRDQDPYAAGRTVAEFQEELAGIDASVFTDPEHWWSVVVEQMWDGLL; via the coding sequence ATGATCACGTATGAGCAGGCGGTCGCGATCGCGGACGCGTGGCTCAACGGATACGCCCCGCCGGGGCGGCGCCGGGAGGTGCGGGCCCACGAGTTCGACCTGGGCTGGGTCGTGTGGGCCGCCCCCGCCGCCTTCGACCACGACCCGGCGACCGGGCAGCGGCGTCCCCCCGCCGACGAGGCGTGCGCGGTGGTCGACCGGCGCACCGGCGAGCTGAGCACCTGGCCGTCGGCGCCCCTGGACGAGGTGGTGCGGATGTACCGCGACAAGTACGCCGGCGACCACTTCCCCTACGACCCGTCGCTGCCGCCGGTCGTGGGACCCGGCAACTCGGTGGTGTTCACCTACCGCGACGCCACCGGGGAGGAGATGCTCCTCACCCGCTCCTCCGGCCCCGGGCTACCGCCCCCGGAGATCCAGATCTGGACCGAACTGCGGTGGATGGGGGTGCCGCCCGAAGCGGTCGTGGGCATCCACTCCGACCTGTACCCCGCGGACCTGCCCGGCGGCTACCACGGCCGGTTCCTGCGCGACACCTTCACCGGCGTGGAGGTGTCCTGCTCCCACGACTACGGGCCCACGCGCGCGGCCCGCGCCCGCGGCATGGCCGCACGCGTCGACCAGGCCGAGACCGTGCAGCGGCTGGCCGGCGCCCCGCCGCGGCCGCGCCCCAACCGGGTGCCCTTCCCCACCGGTCGCCCGGGCCCCCCGATGGCCGACGACACCCTGCAGCAGCTGCTGTCGGAGGCGTTCCTGCAGGTGCGGCGCTACGACACCGAGATCCTGGCCGCCACCGGCCTGCCCGAGCCCACCCAGCACACCCTGGCCCGGGCCGGACTGCCCGGCCTGGTCCCCCACTTCTTCGCCGCCGACCCGCCCCACCACCCGCCCGCCGGGGGGCTGTTCTGCGACGCCGCCGCCCACCTGCGCGCCCTGGGCGCCCGGGTGGGCGACCCGGCGCTGGAGGAGGCGCTGGGCGACCACGTACGGATCGGCAGCGACGGCGGCAGCGCGGTCGTGGTACGCCGCACCGCCCCCGACGCCGGGACGGTGTGGGCCGTCGACGTGGACAGCGGCGCGCTGCGCTACATCAACCGGTCGGTGTCCGCGTTCGGCCGCTGTCTGGCGCTGCTGGCCCGCACCCTGCCCGGCATGCGCGACCAGGACCCCTACGCGGCGGGCCGCACCGTCGCGGAGTTCCAGGAGGAGCTGGCCGGCATCGACGCCTCGGTGTTCACCGACCCCGAGCACTGGTGGTCGGTGGTCGTCGAGCAGATGTGGGACGGCCTGCTGTGA
- a CDS encoding 4a-hydroxytetrahydrobiopterin dehydratase: MRVLSEEEISTALVSLAHWEHRAGSLARLAPTGDPEGMRAAVTGVTADESDHVATQAAPEGLVVRVATPGAGVTETDVELAARIEQTIEMGGSDARPRPPR; encoded by the coding sequence GTGCGGGTGTTGAGCGAGGAGGAGATCTCCACCGCGCTGGTGAGCCTGGCGCACTGGGAGCACCGGGCCGGTTCCCTGGCCCGGCTGGCGCCCACCGGCGATCCGGAGGGGATGCGTGCGGCGGTCACCGGTGTCACCGCGGACGAGTCCGACCACGTGGCCACGCAGGCCGCCCCCGAGGGGCTGGTGGTGCGGGTGGCCACCCCGGGGGCGGGGGTGACCGAGACGGACGTGGAACTGGCGGCGCGTATCGAGCAGACCATCGAGATGGGCGGCTCCGACGCCCGGCCCCGCCCGCCCCGCTGA